The DNA window GGATATGGAGGTAGCAATATTCTTCACGTTCTATGGGTTACCGCTTTTGAAAAAGAAACTCGATGCAAAAGTCGCCCCCGCAGCTAACCCGGCAATGCCGATGAAATTGCCGTTTGGTCCAAAAGCGTTGAAGAATTTCGACTGGCCCATACCGAATATAATTTCGTCAAACCTGCCGGGTTTTCAATCAGGCGCCACAGCGCTTATGAAGCAAACATTCAAGAAAAAAGGTGTTGCTACTATTGAGGAGCTCAGAAGTATATGTTTGGAATCCGACGTAA is part of the Candidatus Neomarinimicrobiota bacterium genome and encodes:
- a CDS encoding DsrE/DsrF/DrsH-like family protein; the encoded protein is MSSKNGKKKRMALIASRGTLDWAYPPFILASTAAAMDMEVAIFFTFYGLPLLKKKLDAKVAPAANPAMPMKLPFGPKALKNFDWPIPNIISSNLPGFQSGATALMKQTFKKKGVATIEELRSICLESDVKLIGCTMTMDVFGFKREDFIDGIEIGGAATFLEFAVDADIQMFI